In Triplophysa rosa unplaced genomic scaffold, Trosa_1v2 scaffold32_ERROPOS1978651, whole genome shotgun sequence, the following are encoded in one genomic region:
- the LOC130550445 gene encoding V-type proton ATPase subunit B-like yields the protein MKAVVGEEALTADDLLYLEFLQKFEKNFISQGAYENRTVFETLDIGWQLLRIFPKEMLKRIPQSTLAEFYPRDSKH from the exons ATGAAGGCCGTGGTTGGAGAGGAAGCACTGACAGCAGATGACTTGTTGTACCTGGAGTTCCTACAAAAGTTTGAGAAGAACTTTATATCACAGG GTGCGTATGAGAACCGAACTGTGTTCGAAACGTTGGACATTGGCTGGCAGCTTCTGAGAATCTTCCCCAAGGAGATGCTGAAGAGGATTCCTCAAAGCACCCTGGCTGAGTTTTACCCTCGAGATTCCAAACATTAG